Genomic segment of Sulfurimonas sp.:
TACCACTATAATCAGGGAAGAAATATCTATGATCAATTTTATATCTGTTATTATTATAAATAGTGCCTATCTCTTTAATAACTCTGTTGCCTTGAATTTTTGGTTTGTATAATTCAGGATAAGCCATGAAATTTTCAGATACTTTTTGATTGTAATCTATGTACTGAGCAGTATTACTATTAATCATAACAGGATGAGTAATTAAACTTATAGGTGTAGTTAATGCTGTATCTAGTGTTGCCTCTTTTTTGTAGATTTCTATATCATCTAAATATCCAGTAGCAGTAGCAGTAAAAGTAATGGTTGGATTATCTGTTTGAGCTACAAATTCAAAAGTATCACTTCCAGTAAATGTTTTAGAAGTAGTACCATCAGTTACTACTAGAGTTCCAGTAGACCATGTAAAATCAACACTTATTCTATCACCTGCACTAGCTGTATGTACTTTTTCAATATATCCATCTGCACCAGTTAGCAAACATTGACCACTAGATATAGATGGAGTTGTAGTTCCACCAATAGTCCAAGCTGACAAGTCTGTACTAAAATCTTCTGTAAAAGCATTAGCATCAGCAGTAGAATACCACTTACCATCATCTTTATTAAATACTAATCTGTTATCATCTGCAAACTTTTTATCATATAGACCGTAACTAGGTTTATAATCAAAAGCTACAAAATCACCAGTCATATCAGGAAACTCTTTAACAATACTTCCAGTTGAGCCTTTTAGCTTATTAACCCACTTGAACCCATCACTTACATTAGCAAAGTCTAGTTGTCTAGTAGCTACCGCCTCGCTTGTGAGCTTATAACCTGTTTCATCTTTACCCTCACAGTAATTAAATTCTGCATTGGTTAAAGTCAGGTTTGCATCATCCACTGGAAAGTTAAAGTAACCATCATCAGGACTACCTGCTACAGCTTTTGTATCAAATTCACCTATTAGTATGTATTGTACTCCACTACCATTATGTACAGCAGATGTATCATTTATAGTAATACCATTTGAAGTTACAGTAAAAGAATATGAAATATCTTCAATGGCAGATGTATTAAATCTGATATACTTATTATCCCCTCTATTCGTATCACCAGTCATATAATCATTACTAGCACTTATAGCTTTAATAGTAAATCTTCTGAGTTTTCTAGGTACTCCATTAACATCTTTAGTTTCTATAAAGTTGCCTGCTACAGTACCTTGAAATAGTACGATAGTCCAATTCTCGGACTTACATTTGTAATACATGATGTGTTCTTCATCTGCTGTATTAGTATTTGTATTAGCATTAAGTGTTAGAACATTAGTGTCATTTGTTACTGCATAAGATGTACTAGGAGTAAAAGCATTTGGAAGATTTAAAGAAAGATACCCATCTTCATGGTAACTCGTTTGTGTTATCCAATTTATAACACCATTTTCTAAGTTCTTAATATCCCAGTAATCTAACTTTACACCCATACTATGAGGTAACGAATGCCCTGCTAAACCACTCCCTCTATAAAGCTCAATACCTTGTTTAATAATAGGATTAAATGCTTCAATATATAATTTACCTTGATTAGTTTTACCACCTGATAAGTGAGTGTATAAAGTAAAATAAGCTACATATTTTTCATTTAATGTATTAACTTTAACATCTTGTCCAATCGTCACACTGCCATTATTGAAAGATATTAATGTATCTACATCAGCAGTTTCAATTGTTGTATTTGAAGTATCTAAATATTTAGTAGCACCTCTCAGTCCATCAAATCTTTGATGCACATCCGCAGCATCCCTATTTTTAATGTGAACATCAGCTATACCTTTATTAGTTCCCCAGTCAGCAGTCCAAGCCCCAGTAATTGTTACACCTGCATTAGTTTCACCAGTACATATTTTAATTACACTAGGGGTAACGCTTCTATCATGGAAAATCTTTTGACCTACATAAGATGCACTATCTTTACAAGTTGTGAGTGTCGGACAGTTTGTGTTATCATCTACTGTAAAATCAGTTGTATTCATTGAATTAACTATATTCCAAGTAGTATCAGCATTGTCTGTTAGTGTAGCACTGGCATTTTGACCAGTATAACTTACAGTAGCAAAACCTACTGTTTCTAGCCATGACTCCATAGTTAATGAAGTTGGATTAAGTAAAACTGATGAAGCAACAGTTGAAATTTTAGTGCTTAGTCTTTCTTCTATCTCTACTTTATCATAACCCTCATTAGGTAGCCCACTTCCATTTTTATGAATGATATTATCAGCATCAACACTAGCTGCACTTACAGCAGCATCTTGTGCATATTTTTTAGCACTATATTCTGTACCATCAGCTTGTTCAACACCATCTATATAAGTGTTTACAACTCCACCTATTTTGTTAGCCCAATCCTGCGATTCTAAATTACTATCTTCCGCACTATTTGCACTATCAGATACTGCAGCAGCTATTGCTTCCGCTTCTGTTTTTAAATATGTAGGTATTTTTCCTAATTCTGTATTTACATGATTTTTTAAAGAGTTAGCATTGTTCGTAACTAAATCATTTACTGCATCATCTAAACCGCTAATTAAATCACTTTCTGTAATAGTAACCGGTGAGGTCCAACTAGCTATTATTAAATCACCTGCAACATAAGCCATATTCTATTCCTTATTTAAAAAAGTCGCTTTTATCCGGCATAACATCTTCGTCACCATGCCATCTAGTCATATTTTCACTAATGTAAGAGATGTATTTATCTTGGAAATAAATAGCTTTATTGAAGTTTTCAGCTATATCTTCTTTTTCGTATGCTTTACTTAATACAAAGTATTTAAGGGCATCTATAATATCTATATCCTCATCTATATCTGTTGTTACTGCATCTGGATAGGCATAGTAAGTAACAGTTATATCTTCATCTCTTGGATTAGTGAAAAGTAGAGTATCTTTGGTAGGTTGTGTAAATTGCTGATATGAATTTACACTATACACCTTGATAGGCTCTTTTGTTAGAGTGTAAGTAGTTTGAGTAGATAGAACACTAATATCCTCATCTATCTTATTGTAGAAAGTTCTTACTGCAATATCTCTCAAACCCTCATTAGTATAGTCTAGCAGCTCCACATCAGTCCATCTATTTTTAGCTTCATCTTGAAGTTTGTAACGAATTGAAGTGTTAAAATCCTGGACTGTCATGGCTTACTCCCTATACTTTTTCTACGATGTATCTTGCTTTTTTCTTTCGAGTGATTTTGCCGGTAGGCTCACCTTTTTTATCTTTCTCTGCAATATGCACTACTTCAGTTGCATTTTTCAGATTATTGATAACACCTTGTGGAACTTCCACTTCTTCACCAAGTTTGATTTGGTAGCCTTTACCATTCACACCAACAAAAACTTCCGTTTCTTTTTCATCTTTTGAGTGAATAATCACCTTTACCTTTTTTGGCTCTTTTGGCTTTTGTGATGCAATAAAATCATTGTATTTGTTCTTTAATGTATCATCACCAATGTTACCTGCTACTGTCTGCCCTGCTTCTTTTAGAGCTGCGATCATTTCGTCTCTTGATAGTGACATTTCTATATCCTTTGGATAGGTTTATTTTGTAGGCTGTATAGCCTTGATAACACACTCTCAAAGAGAGTATGCTACAAAGCTACACTTATGCTGATTCGTAACGAATCATAAATGCATCGTTTAAGATTTTCGCAGTAGCCCATACTTTCCAACCTACAGTTGCACGTTGGTTAAGTGGATCATCACCGCTACCTAATGGCTTAACGATTGTTTGGATGTTGCGGTTTCCTTTGATACCAACTACACCATAAGCGTTTTTACCTAAGATAAGAGTAGAGTAAACATCTACACCTGCAGCACCTGCACCTGTGAATACTTTTGCATTTGTAGTTTCAACAAAACGGATAGATTTGTAAGCACCTGCTTCACATAAATCTACTTCACTTTGAGATGCGTATTCTTCAACAGATTTCCACCCTGTTAAAGCTTCAAGTTCTTCAACTTTATCAGTATGAGTAATAGCCATAAACGCAGGGCGAATAGGGTATGTGTTGATTTTGTTAGAGCCTTGAATCATGCTAGTGAACTTCTTAGCTTTTTGACCTTTAAGTGCTGTAATACAAGCATCTAAATCTTTAGCTAATGGAGCAGATGCAACCTCTACACGAGTATCAATAGTAGTTGTATCTATTGATCCTGCGTAGAACACATTCGTACCTGCATTTAGCACATCACGATAAACCTGGTCCACCGTATCACCTGCTTGTTCACCTAGTACGTCTGTAGCTTCAGTGATCACATTATCTTCTACAGTTAAATTAACTGTGTCAGTAATAGTTACAAAGTCACCATATTGTGCTACAGTTGCTGTAACATCCGTAATGCTTAATTGAGAGCCACTTGGTGTTACACCCTCTGTTAATGGTGTTGTAGCTGCAGTAAGACCGTTATAACGTCTAAACTTAATAGAATCAGATCCACCTTTAGGGATGTTTCTCATCTGTCCGTATTTGTCATGTACCAATTCAGGTGTAGCACGTTCTAATAGGTTTCTATCGTAAAACGCTTGAACACCTGCAGGTATTTGAGTTGTAGTTGTTGCTGCCATAGTTTTTTACCTCTTTTATTGGCTTCTTACTCTCTGTAAGATTCTGTGATACTCATCATCATCTGAAAAAGCATCTTTAATAACTTGCACTTGGCGGTCAGCAGTCTTAGACTTCTTAATACCAACATCTGCAAGATTTGGCTTCTCTTTTTTAGGTTTAGAAGCATTTACCTCTTGTTCCTGTGCAGGTGCTTGTGGTTGCACTTGCTGATTTCCAAAAAGCTCGTTTTTTGTTTGAATATATAAATTCACATAAGCATCTTGGTTTTGTTCTACGAAAGCTCTATCAAGCTCACTCATTGATGATAACTTCATTTGTAATCTCGGCATTACTTGATCAAAGCTGCCAGATTCCACTTCACTTACTACACCATATAGAACATTTGCATCTTGTGCCATTGTATTAATCACAGCATTTGGGAGATATTCTTCGACTTGCTGCATACGATTATGCAGTTCCGGATTTCTCTCTATCTGTTCGATTAAAGGTTTTACATTTTCAGATATTACTATGTTCGTATCTTCATTTTGTAGTATCGGTTTAGGATTTTCTACTTCCGCTACATCATAAGCATCAAGCCCTGTTTGCTTCATCATGTAAGCCATAGCTTCTTTGTCACCTGCTTTTACTTTAGAGAGTAACTCTATATCTTCATCAGATATACCGGCTTCATCCATTTTTTCAAAGCGTTTTTTGTATTTAGATAGAGTTTGAGATTTGAACGTATAATCAAAACCCATTTGTGCCAGGTTTCTAAGTTCTTCCTCTGATACCTCGACCTCTTTACCTTTCCACTTGATAGTAGTTTTTTTGGCTTCTACTTCATCAGGTGTATTGCTTGGATCACTCTCCTCTTGACTGTCTGCCTGTTCGCTATCCACATCATCAGCACCATCTTGATCAGCTTCTGTGTTTTCTGCAGCATCTTCACCGGCAGTATCATCAAGTGCTGATTCTTCTGCTTCTTGATTCTCATTACCGGTAATCTCATCATTTTGTTCTGTTTCTTCAACATCATCACCTTGCTCATCTAACACCTCCTGATCGTTTGTGCTATCTTTTCCACCAAAGAACACTTCTTCGTATTCTTCTTCGTATGTTTTTTCTTTACTCATTTTCCTGCTCCTCTTTTATAGCTTGGTCTATTTCTTTGACTGCTTCTCTTGCTTCTGCAGCATCTGATTTAATGCGGTTGATGAATCTTTCAAAGATTAATCTTGCTTGTACTTCTGTTTCAAATCTCTCTATGTTTTCTACTCTTGCAGTACCTTTTTCCAACATATCAGCTTCTTTATAAGCTTTGATGTTTTCCCATAGGAGAGTTTTGCCATCTTCTACAAACAGCTTATATATCTCTTTGAACTCTTTTTTCTTTTCAAGTCTCTCTAATAGTTCGCCTAAATTGATGCTCTGTTGAGCTTCTTCTTTTAGTGCTACTAATTGTTCGATAGTTACTTCTTTTTCTTCCATCTTGTATTTATCCTTACATTTGTTGTGGTTGTTGTGTCATACCTGGCGGTACTCCATCTTGCGGTTGCGGTTGTTGAGCTTCCATGTGCTCTAACTCTGCCTGTAGTTCAGATGCCATATCTTTAAAATCCCATATCTCAACTAATTTGATAAACAGTTTTGCGATATATACAGGTTTTAAAGCTCCTGCTTGAACAAGCGGTGCTGCTTGTTGTATTAACTGTATGATGTTTTGTGCTTTTTGTTCTTTACCTCCTGCTAAAGTTACATTGATTTTCAGATCATAATTACCTCCAATATCATCTGGATTTAGTTGTTCAAACTTATCACCTGCTACTCTAAAAGCTACAGATTCAGATAGCCACTCTTGGTTATAAGCTATCCATTTACGCATTTGTGGTTTTAGGAAATTCTCTGCAAATAGTGTAGAGCTTTCCCACATACGCATTTGAGATTGAGACATGATCATGTTGATACCGGTAGCTGTCTTATTAAGTGACTTCGCATCAAGTCCTTGATTGTATCTTGTAACACCGCTTTCATTCTCACCCTCTGCAGTAAAGAGTTCAAACATTTTTAGCAGGTCCGATGGTATTTCATTTTTAGTGTCTTTATAGAAACCATCCAGATTTTTCCACTCTACTACACTACCTATCTTGGCTGCTCTTAATCTTCTGATGTTTAATGCATCTATGCTACCTTTTTGAACGTGCTTCATCCCATTAGTGCTATTTGCCATAAGATCCACAAAAGTACGCATGATTGCAGTTTTAACATTTTGAACATCTACTAAGAACTCAGTAAGAGCATCACCCCAAAACATAAATGCTTTTTTACTAAATGGTGCAGCTACAAAAGGTGGCTCTTTATCAGGGAAAGGATTTTTACCTATTTTTAGAACAGTATTACCACTAAATACACACACAATAGGCTCTGCTATACCTGTACCATCTATATCTATATTTCCATAATATTCGTATATGGTTACTTTTTGTCTTGATTGGTCCTCTGTTTTAAGAGTTGAATCCTGCCCTTGTTCTTGCTTCTGTGTATATCTGTCTGATTCCAAAGAGGATTGTTCCTCGTTACCATCAGTATTGATAAGATTATCTACGTTTGTATAGATACCATTTTCATTGTAAGCTTTATCTTGCTTTCTTAGCTCACTTAGAGTAGTGTCTATCTTTTGAATACAGGCATCTGCACTATCAATAGAATCACCTAGTATAAAGAAGTCCTCATTTTTAAGTATCTCTGCAGTAGGTCTTTGATCTCTGATAGTTTCTTTTTTATAGATGCCTTTATAAACCATTCCATTTTCAGTAGGTATTTCTTCTTCAACTTCAATACTATCTACTTCTTGGCTTAGAGCTATAAGCTGTTCTTGAGTAAGTGCTTCAAAATTCTCACTAATAGTTTCTACATCTTGCAACCATCCTTGTCTTGCTACTACTGTACCCTCAGTAGCACCGATGAACATAGCTTGATGTATGTAGTTAAAGCGGTTAAACTTATTTCCAAACTGATAATTAAGTAAAGCAGATTGCGATTTTGCTCTACTCGTAGCATCTCCGGAACGGGGAGTAGCTTCTACAATGTTCTCTGTGCTTACAAAAGGCTTGATCGCATTAGGAATAAACCAATGAATAGCTTTTTTAACATCTTTACTTACAAAGTTGCTTCTTCCTGGTATCTCTTTATCCGGTTTACCCTCGTATGCTTCTCTCCAAGCTACCATCTTGGTTTCAATAGCTGCTTTGGCTGTTCTTGCATTCTCTAAGTCTGTTTTGACTATCTGCAGTATTTCATCTTCTGTTAGTTTTTTTCTTTCCATGTCTGTTTCCTATACTAGATTTGGTATGTCTATATCATCATCATAGTAGTTGCCTAGTTCAGATGAAGATTCCTCTTTGTGAATTTGCGTAAAAAAAGTAAGTGCTAGTGCATCTGCTTTATCCGGTGATCGTCCTAACTCATCTTTAATTTCTTCTTTTGGTTTAATCTTGATTTTTCCCTTTTCAGTAAAACTGTATGTGATACATACTAATTCTTCTAGTAGTTCATCATCATCTGGAAGTGATAATCCTTTATCTAATGATTCTCTTAACCTAAAGAAGCATTCAGCCCTCTTGTTTAGATATGTATCTTCATCAGCACTTAATCCAAAGTTACCATCTATGCAGTAATAACCTTGATTGGTTATTTGGTCATATACTCCTGCACCTATTCCGATAGTATCTACAACAGTTCCATCTATCTTATGCTTGTTAATAGCGTTAATGGTCCATCCTGTAGTTTCTGTAGTGCTTTGTTTAGCCCTCATTTCAAAAGGGTGTGTATATAATCCCTCTCTCCTACAATGAGCAGATTTATCATCACCATATCTAGCTACATCAACTGCTAAAACATGAGGACCGGATTTATCTCCAATTCTATTCATAGCTCTTTCAACAATATCTGTACTAAATAATCCGGAGTTATTTGTCTTAGGAAACTTACCTTTAACACGCACTCTAAAAACATCAGAATCCTCTCCGTACTTTTCAGCCATTTGAGCTACCCATTTTTTGTTTACGTTTTTAGATTTAGATGAATCAAAATGCAGACACTTGTAGTTTTTTCTCTTTTTATTGTGGCTATCAAAGAAAGTACCTGTAGTTCTTGTAGGATTAGAAGTCATAATAAAGAGATAATTATCTCCTGTTAATGCTCCCTCTATTACATCAAATACTGCCTGATCAATACCACTTGCTTCATCCACTATATAAACAACTAAAGAAGCATGAACACCTGCTAGTGCTTCTGTATTCTCTTTTCTAGCTGTTCTAGCGAAACAATGATTCCCATTTGCAAACTTTACATCTAGGCTTTGTACTTCTACTAAAGCAGCCATAGGTGGGAAAGATCTTTTATTCCATTTACTTACCTCTGGAAGTAGGATATTTGTTAATTGTGCAGAAACAGGTGCAGTTGTTGGCATCTTTACATCTTTAAAACAATGTCCTATCCAAAGAATAAGCCATGCCAAACCTGCTGTTTTACCTGTACCATGTCCGGACCTAATAGAGATATTAGGATTTCCATTACCATCTATTGCATCTTGAACAGCATCTATGAACTCTTGCTGCTCATCATTAGGATCAGCTTTAAGAGCTTTTCTAACAAAGTAATCAAATGATTTTGAGCAGTTAATAGCAAATTCTTTTTTAGTCACGTTGTAGCCACTCCATTAAATCATCTGATAAACTGTGTTCTACTTTGTCTTTAAACATTCCTAGGTGTCTGCCTAAAAGCTCTAAGGTTTTTGTTTTGTCATATCTCTTATATTCATCTACGGTTTTTTCCATAGGATCATCAACACCACCTATCTGGATAGATGAAGCTTTGAAAGATGAAATACTTGCTGCTGTTTTAGCATCTAGTTCGTGTGGCTGTAATAATCTCCCATCTTCGTTGTATAGTTTTCTTACATCTCCAAATGCTATTTTTGCAAGTTCTTCCACTACCATATCTGCTGTTACTTCTGTTCTTTTTGAACGCTCTGATTGTTTTTCAGCTATGTAGTCTTTGATATTAGGTTTATTAAGGTTTTCACTTGCTGTTACTGCTGCAGTCTTTTTTGAGTAACCTGCTCTTATAGCAGCTTGTGTAGCATTGAGGTCAATAAGATATTCTTCACAAAATTTCTTTTGTTTAGCTGTGAGTTTAGGAGTTGCCAAAACTAAGTCCTTTGATGGTTGCTTATTTTGACTGTATTTTATTTATTTATTAAGGTGCTTTTGTAGTATCACTTTTAATATCATTCAGATAATCTTTCAAAGCTTCTCTGAAACAGTAAGCGTATGTTTTATTTTTTTTATCAGCTATCTCTTGTACTTTAGAGATAGTTTGCATCTCTGCTACCCAACGTGGAGTTTTTTTATACTTCTTCTTTTTTGACATAGCGGTCCAATGCTTCTTGAATTATTACAGATGGTTTTACCCTCCTGGATTTAGCTAAAGCTATAATCTCGTTAATGGTTTCTTCTTCTGCTCTTGTTACCGGCATATTCATTTTCTTTTTATTATAGTCCACCATCTGTAATTCCTTTAGATTTGTTTTGCTATTTCCCTTGTAAGATAAGATAGCCTTGATTGT
This window contains:
- a CDS encoding DUF6682 family protein: MTVQDFNTSIRYKLQDEAKNRWTDVELLDYTNEGLRDIAVRTFYNKIDEDISVLSTQTTYTLTKEPIKVYSVNSYQQFTQPTKDTLLFTNPRDEDITVTYYAYPDAVTTDIDEDIDIIDALKYFVLSKAYEKEDIAENFNKAIYFQDKYISYISENMTRWHGDEDVMPDKSDFFK
- a CDS encoding N4-gp56 family major capsid protein; its protein translation is MAATTTTQIPAGVQAFYDRNLLERATPELVHDKYGQMRNIPKGGSDSIKFRRYNGLTAATTPLTEGVTPSGSQLSITDVTATVAQYGDFVTITDTVNLTVEDNVITEATDVLGEQAGDTVDQVYRDVLNAGTNVFYAGSIDTTTIDTRVEVASAPLAKDLDACITALKGQKAKKFTSMIQGSNKINTYPIRPAFMAITHTDKVEELEALTGWKSVEEYASQSEVDLCEAGAYKSIRFVETTNAKVFTGAGAAGVDVYSTLILGKNAYGVVGIKGNRNIQTIVKPLGSGDDPLNQRATVGWKVWATAKILNDAFMIRYESA
- a CDS encoding terminase small subunit, whose protein sequence is MATPKLTAKQKKFCEEYLIDLNATQAAIRAGYSKKTAAVTASENLNKPNIKDYIAEKQSERSKRTEVTADMVVEELAKIAFGDVRKLYNEDGRLLQPHELDAKTAASISSFKASSIQIGGVDDPMEKTVDEYKRYDKTKTLELLGRHLGMFKDKVEHSLSDDLMEWLQRD